A window of the Butyricimonas faecalis genome harbors these coding sequences:
- a CDS encoding thioredoxin family protein yields the protein MISRIILAALFIISSNVLFGQEEQDGIHFMDNQPWQEVLKQAKEQNKMIFMDCYTVWCGPCKVLAKEIFSQKKVGDFFNAHFVNVKYDMEKGDGKMLQKKYEKYIIGYPSMLLINSDGEVIHQMAGFHVADELIAGMKGGLEGKTLFVLREKYERGERDFETVRDYVDALNGAFLRGPIKKIVTDYVETIPVEKLLDPAIWKLVGAYITDPETDAYEFILNQIEKFQFQLNVDRYKLERQLKSGMVQVMKELTKKTICVNDIDSLDVLRAKIERFRGMLQTNIVKGFPTLLCELEIINSRLDNDVDMMSKLLDFGNRLNLLKNESRFVVNSYRYIATQTKNKNKLNQILNLLIELQEEQNKSTAKLLNYNYYDVIAFVYEKLGQKKNAEKAMLDYEQLEKVRSEEVHSIIKK from the coding sequence ATGATAAGTAGAATAATTCTTGCAGCATTATTTATTATAAGTTCAAATGTTTTATTTGGACAAGAAGAACAAGATGGAATTCATTTTATGGATAATCAACCTTGGCAAGAGGTTTTGAAGCAAGCAAAAGAGCAAAATAAAATGATTTTTATGGACTGTTATACAGTCTGGTGTGGACCATGTAAAGTTTTGGCTAAAGAAATTTTTTCACAAAAAAAAGTCGGTGATTTTTTTAATGCTCATTTTGTAAATGTGAAATATGATATGGAGAAGGGGGATGGCAAAATGTTGCAGAAAAAATATGAAAAATATATTATCGGTTATCCTTCGATGTTGTTGATTAATTCGGATGGAGAAGTGATACACCAAATGGCTGGATTTCATGTAGCTGATGAATTAATTGCAGGAATGAAAGGTGGGTTAGAAGGAAAAACACTTTTTGTCTTGCGAGAAAAGTATGAACGTGGAGAACGAGATTTCGAAACCGTTCGCGATTATGTTGACGCGTTGAATGGGGCTTTTTTACGAGGTCCGATAAAAAAGATTGTTACGGATTATGTAGAAACAATACCTGTTGAAAAATTACTGGATCCTGCAATTTGGAAACTTGTTGGCGCGTATATAACAGACCCGGAAACGGATGCTTACGAATTTATTTTAAATCAAATTGAAAAATTTCAGTTCCAATTGAATGTAGATCGTTATAAATTGGAACGACAGCTTAAAAGCGGAATGGTGCAAGTTATGAAAGAACTGACTAAAAAGACCATTTGTGTAAATGATATTGATTCCTTGGATGTCCTTCGTGCTAAAATAGAGAGATTTAGAGGGATGTTACAAACGAATATTGTTAAAGGCTTTCCTACATTGCTATGCGAATTGGAGATCATTAATTCTCGTTTAGATAATGATGTTGATATGATGTCAAAGTTATTGGATTTTGGAAATCGTTTAAATCTTTTGAAAAATGAAAGTCGTTTTGTTGTAAATAGTTATCGTTATATTGCTACACAAACGAAGAATAAGAATAAATTGAACCAAATCCTGAATTTATTAATCGAATTACAGGAAGAACAAAATAAAAGTACTGCAAAACTATTGAATTATAATTATTATGATGTAATAGCATTCGTTTATGAAAAATTGGGACAAAAAAAGAATGCAGAAAAA